Genomic DNA from Telopea speciosissima isolate NSW1024214 ecotype Mountain lineage chromosome 2, Tspe_v1, whole genome shotgun sequence:
GCAAATGCTAGAGGAAACAAGCAATTATTCCCATCAACAGAATCCACCAAATCTTCCCTTCAGAGACAGCAGACAACATAATTCCACCAAATCTTCCCTTCAGATGACATCCATCTAGACCTATAAAAGGTCTACATCCATTAAAGATACAAGcatccaaacaaacaaacattCTCTGAAAAGTAGGATCTTCATTGAAGTCATGCCTTACAGCTAGATGCAACAAAATTACTGAACCAAGATTTTTGTTTAACAATAGCTCACAATATGCGGGCAATTTGGAATATGAATCTACATGGGTACCAGAATGCTCTCCCTTGGCAATCTGTTTTGCTCTGTAGTATTGTAACTTATGTACTACAACCCCATATTGTTCTTGTATAGATGTCATCATACTCTTAATAGTCATGTCAGGCTCTTCCCTAAGCCTGGCTAGAAGTACTGTTGCTATCCAAGCAGATGTTACATTGGAATTTTTTGATACGGTTGCACATGTATGACCTGGTCCTATTGACTGGATCATGAAGGTTACACCATCATTAGTAAGTGATGCATGTACCCTCCAAAGGCACCCATCATCTTTATCTCATTTTTCAATCTCAATATATCAAAGCCACCTTTTATTGTAAATTCTTGAAGGGCAGATCTGAattgtttgatattttaaaaaacTGAATGTAACTTAAAATCTGTACCTCCATCAACAATACCTATGTCATCATCTGGCATGTCCAATTCCTTATCTACATTCAAACCTTCATTCCCTTCATTCCCTTCATTAGTAACTGCCTCCTCATCATAGTCATTTGATGCATCATCATCTAAACTATCACTTTCTTGCTCTCTACTATATTCAGAttcaatatcatcatcatcatcatatgcaTAGATGATTCTGATATCATCCCCTCATCAATAACACTAGCAGGAGTCATCCTCTCATCAATAACACTGGCCGGAGTCCTACTACCAGAATTACCACCACCCCTTTTAATAGGGTGTTTCCCAGTCCTACTAGATCCAGCTGTACCCCTTGGATCTCTTGTTCTTGGAACCACTTCACCTGGAAAATCATTGACCTTATACATTTCTGTGGGGCTTGGGCCAACTTCCATATCATATACAAAGAATTTAACCACATCCACATCCTTACACAATCTAAACATTGTCAATATAATCGGGTCAGAGGTAATGTCCATATCTTTTGAGGGGTCCGATAATATACATTGAATAGAAAATTTTGCATCATACCCAACCGGTGCATCATCCCTCACAACTGTGTTGTATATATCTGACACCATATCCAGGTACCCAtacttgtctgggtctactaaCTTTTCACTTGTTATCCCTTCATAATAATATATTAACCTTGTCCATTGTGCTTTACTCATTTCTTATACCCTGCAAGGCTGCAACAGtttgcaaaagaaaacaaagactaGTGTCAAAATCAGTTGTCACATTAACAATATCAAACTCCTGTTGAATCATTTACTATGCCTTTGTTTGACATGCCCAACAACATACAATCATAGAAACCAAGCACATGCCATTTAGCAGTCCCATTAAATGCATGGCCAATACGGAAATTCTCAAAAACATAGTCCACTTCATATACTAAAGTAGGCTGCAAAAGAACTGAAATACTATATATTTTCCATAATATTTGTCATAATTAGCCAAAATTAATATTTCTCATGTTCTTACATTCTTGAATAAAAACCATAATACTACCAGAGACAAAGGGAGAGAGATCCATGGCCTAAAACAGAACTGAACTCAcactaaaaatttaaaaaaaaaaaaagtaaaaattaaGAGTAAATCATTCTAACCAAAGCTGTCAGTGGGAAATAGTCAAACAAGTTTGTGAAGATCTTCCATACATTGCATTAGAGTGCCATATCAGTAAGAATAAAGAAGCACATAGGGAAAGCTAAATATTATAGAAGAATGTTATTCCATGACCACGCAAAAACAATGTAAAACACAACCAGACAAGTCCAATCAATTATCAGTTCATTAAATTATTACACTCTATGATACAATAAATGAAATGCATATGAAACTTGATACATTTTCTTAGATATACTTAGGCATTACAAAAGTTATCAAATGCTTATGGAAAGACAATTGATTAAAATGTACACAGTTGAATTGACTCAATGCCCATCATCAAAATATTGATCAGCAGTAGATCCAATCAATTATGCCAAAATTACAAGGAAAATATCTGGAGATCTCATGTGTGACCATAACACCAACACCAGAGCATAGGGACAAGTTTACAAGCAGGCACATGAAGCATGTAACGCAAACAATCACAGACCCTTAGAAGCTTAACATATTAGCTAATGCTAAAGCAAGCCTACACTTACAATTCAGTAAATCTCAACCAAGGTCCATTTCACAAGGTGAAAGAACAACCACTCAATTGGTCGCCATCATCTGAACACTAAATCAACTATTGCCAAGTCCCACAACAGAACAGTTCTTTTTTCACCTTGGGAAGAAGCCAGTTTAATACCCTAAAGAGAATACAGAAACAAGGAATGTGAATTTCTCTAGTTTGTTGCCAACGAAAAGGAAcagaagaatgaaagaaattaaCAGAGAAGTGCGAGCTCTTTTAATgggtatcatcaacaaaagacaGAAAACTATAACGGTTGCAGGAGCCAACAACGATGACTTGTTAGGGTTGTTACTTGAATCCAATGATAAAGAtattcaagaaaataaaaacaagaagaatGTTGGGATGGACATCGAAGTGGTCATCCAAGAATGTAAGCTATTCTACTTTGCAGGGCAGGAAACCACATCTGTTCTTCTTGTTTGGACAATGGTTGTATTAAGTATGCATTCAGAATGGCAAGTGCGTGCTAGGGAAGAAGTTTTACAAGTCTTTGGGAAGAACAAACCGGATTTTGATGGACTAAATCACCTCAAAATTGTAAGGACTTGCTTTCCCATCAGTTTCAGATACATATAGAGTTTATTAAATTTAAAACAGAGTTTTTCTGAACTTTCCCTAATCCTCCATTGCAGGTTACCATGATTTTGTATGAGGTTCTTAGATTATATCCACCAGTGTTATTTCTTGTTTGGAGTACATACAAGAACATAAAACTAGGAGAAATATCTCTACCCCCTGGAATACAACTAATTTTACCAATAGTCCTTCTTCACCATGATCAAGAAGTATGGCGTGAAGATGCAAAAGAATTCAAACCACAGAGATTTGCAAAAGAATTTGACATGCTTTTATTGACCAAGGAGATAACCTGCAACAAGGTGAAATTCTTGCCACAGTATTTCTCCACGAACAAATCAATCGCTTGAATGCCTTATGGATTTCACCGATCCTCAAGCTTGAATGTCTGAGATTTcaaacatattcaaaaccctagataTTAGAATCTTTTCATGAATATTAAAAGAACAGGAAAGATTGAAGGGGGAAAACATACCGCAGTTGgtgttcttccttcttccatcttcaGAGCATGGTAGCTGGTGTTATGCACACTGTTCCGGCGTCTTCTCCGTTCAGCCCAACGACAGCTTGAAGAGGTGAAAACGATGAATGTATAGTTTGTTTTTGGTTAAGTtgggggttttacccttaagggtattatggtaagttTGTCACTTCTTAAGGGCAATTTAGCCATTATCGAAAaactaacagcaacttaactgcaaaagcctaacataggtgACTAAGTTGATATATattcataaaataagggtaatctttgtcattttgacaaaatttagggtgtCCTTGTCATTTCGAATAGTTATAGGGAGTGTCGATGaaatttgcccaaaaaaaaaaatctatcttgATTATCTGttgctcagagatctaacttaagcatcggagtgagatcaccgaCAACATCCAGTACTCTCTGATAATCTTGTCTTGCAGGTAGAGCACGCTCCGACAACTTTCTTGACACAACAATACTATTCCAATCAACGAAAGtgaagagggagaaaagaaggcACCCAACGATTTTAAAAATTTAGCTCCTTTGAATCATTGACACATCGTCTCATAAGGGCAAAATTTGTCCCGCTACAatatctgtttgtaaccaatcCATCATGTTAAACACATATTTTTAGTATCCAGTTACTTAAACTTTATTTTACTCTTCCTGATGAAACTTCCAACTTCTATAATGTTAGTTTTAAATGGTGTAATTATGAACCTTTCTATCGCAAAGTTTTAGACAAGGCGCATCTACCTATCACTGGGCCTATTTTTTTGCAAGACATCAAttagtactttttttttgcGGTGACAATCGACTAGTACATTTACATATATGaaattatgtattttttttttaacctgtaTCCAAAAACGGGCTTGTGAGAAatgaatccggatcagctacccacatgagAAATCACTGCGTAAGGTCCGTTTATAGAAATATTAAAACtcaaaatcccaaacgcaaTTATAGACGTGGAAAGCAAAATCCCACTTATAAAAAGCAATCATCACTCAATCCCATCTGAAGCCACTTTGAACACGAATATTCTGCTTCTCAAATCCATCGGCGGCCTCActgttctcttgctcttactgtATTACTTTACCTTCGCTTCTCTAAATCTAAATCTCTAATGGGAAAAAAGAAGGAcctggttttcttcttttatgtGCTCCTCTGCTTGTTCAATCTTCTGACTGGTACGAACAATAGAGTGGAGatgaatttctttctttcttgtttcctCTTCTGTCGTCCTGGATTCGTGGGAAATGTATACATAACTTGTTTACCTAATCCCCCTATTTCCTAATTGTTGTTTGTTTCCTCTTCATTTGTTGGTTATTAATTATTTGATTGCGGTTATGATTTTTTTGTAGGAATCCAAGGATTTCAAAGTTCAGTTCAACATCTACAGCAAAATGGTCACAAACGCCTTGGCTTTTCAAAGTTGTTTGTCTTCGGAGACTCTTATGCAGACACAGGGAATATTGGGAAATCAGTTTCAAGTTCTTGGAGGCCCCCGTATGGAATCACTTTTCCCGGTAAACCAGCCGGCCGTTTCTCCGACGGTCGCATCTTGACCGACTATATAGGTACGTCTCTCTCTCATGACTCATTTATCCTCCACCAAACTTATTTATCTTTGTTCCATCTTTCCTTATCTCCGTCTTTCCTTATCGTTTCCTCTTTTCAGTTCAAAGTAATGGCTGGCTTTAGCTTTGTGCATGATTGCTTAGTGGGTTTTGTTCGGCAGgacaacctctctctctctcacacacacacaagttgTGGATGGTAAAGTGGGTGGGACGGTGGGTCCTGAGAGCTATTGCccgttgctttttttttttgtggtttggttttgggtttcaactttcaaaccTTTTAAATCCTACATCATTTCAGCACtggactttttttttaatgtctaGTGCTTCTCACCTACTATCGTCTGCCGAGGTCTGAGGGACGACCAGACGTCGATGATTTaatgcttttgtttttgttccttCAATAAAGGGTGTCGGgcgtggtgatggtgatgaggggTGAGGGTGAGCGGGTGAAAGAGGGATTCGGGTATGGTGAAGAGGAATGTATGTGGGACCTTTTTCTTTCCTCACTTTTCtatggaggaagagagaagttTCAGCATTAGGAGAGGGTAGGACCAAGTGTTAAAATGAGATATTGGTTGGGGTTCTATTTATCGGCATGGAAGGGAGTAGGTGGAGAGAATGTACTGTATGGTTAATGGTCATTGGAGGAGGAAACATGTGGCCATAAGAGGGGTGATGTAGAGgggatttttttcctctaaagTTCCTttactcatatggttgtgaggTTCTTTTTAGGGATGCTCGACACATGACAGAGAGAAATCCAACGGTTGTGAGAGTGATTCCCAAACAACGAGTGactgtctctctttctctctcctctctcttctctccactCTATCTTCAAAAtcgctctcttctctctcctctctccccgTTTGTAGTTTCTTTGAGAAACTACAACTCTCACGTctcctctctctcgtctctctcctctctatactatttccaaagaaaaaacGAAGAGGGAAGCGGCAACGATTTTGTCAGCTCGTGAGCCAGACGTCTGCAACCGTTCACTCTCGGCCCTCCATAAACCTCCCGAGAAAGAGAGGATCGAGCAAATGGCAGACTAGAGTGAGCAGATGGTATTCAAGCAATTCAAAGAATACCCACATCGCCGTGGCTCCTCCAAGCACACTGGCAGAAATCTTCTTGTTCCTCCACAAGAATACATCAGCAGCTGCAGAGAGAGAGGAAACGTGAGAGTTGCAGTTTCTTTGAGAAACTGCAAacgtggagagagagagaagatagtGGTTTTGAGGATACaatggagagaggagagagaagagagtggttttgaAGAAAGAGTGGAGAAAGGAGAGACTGAGAGAAAGTCACTCGTTGTTTGGGAACCACTCTCACAATCGTTGAATTTCTCTCTGACACGTATCGAGCATCCCTAAGGAGAACCTCAGAACCGTATGGGTGAGGGaaccttagaggaaaaaaatccgaTGTAGAGGGCTATGATTAGATAGGAAATTATGAAGCCATTAGGACTCAagggtgaaggaaaaaaaaaaggaggggtgTGAAGGGTTGTGATAAGTTGGGGAGATTTGGTAGGGATTGGTTGGAAAGGTTTTACTTATGGGCGAAGAAAGAAAGGGTTCTTTGGTAATTTGAAACTTAGCCTAATGATAAAGAAAAGATGGGTAGTTTGGGCATTAAAGA
This window encodes:
- the LOC122650613 gene encoding cytochrome P450 CYP72A219-like encodes the protein MLKQAYTYNSVNLNQGPFHKVKEQPLNCLLPTKRNRRMKEINREVRALLMGIINKRQKTITVAGANNDDLLGLLLESNDKDIQENKNKKNVGMDIEVVIQECKLFYFAGQETTSVLLVWTMVVLSMHSEWQVRAREEVLQVFGKNKPDFDGLNHLKIVTMILYEVLRLYPPVLFLVWSTYKNIKLGEISLPPGIQLILPIVLLHHDQEVWREDAKEFKPQRFAKEFDMLLLTKEITCNKVKFLPQYFSTNKSIA